GgatagaaaaaagaaataagatCCATTGAATTGGCTGCAATCCCAGCGAAATGATGAGAACCTATTTCTAATTCAAAGCAAGTTCAAAGTATGAATGTTGGATAAGCTGCTTCTCAAATTAATGCAAATCAAATTTcatttagaatatttttgttcTATATAGACCCAAGTGCACTGAATATATTTATGTGCCCGTTTCTTTGAAGCCTGGCCTTAAAAATaagaaagaactaaaaataATAGATTACTGCTTGTGCATTATTAAATGCAACAGAGTAAAATGTGCTTCTCACACAAGAGCCATAAAGGGGTGCTATACCGCACATATAGTGCATTTAAATAGCAAAAACTACTTGTAGTACACATTGAAAATTAAGTGTGGGCTAAGAGAAGGCACTGAATGCTCTTTGCTTGTTTCATCTAAAACAGAAGAGGTTCATACTTCCACATTCTAGACCCCTTCTACACGGGTGTTTTGTTCCAACAGTGTGCCAGAGCAAGGATGAAGGGTGCTGTAAAAATCAATGAGTCTTTTCAAAGGCAACAAGAAAGAAAAGCGCTTTAGTCTACAATTAAACAGGCACGCTCATGGCACTGAAGGATGACAGAGTGTGTTGCAGGTACCCTCTTCTCAGAATCAATTACAGGATCAATACAATGACATGATACAATTCCATGATGGAGAAGGGACCGAGGACTCGGAGTCAAAGTGTGTTACAGGCTGTACATGTTTACAGCAAGAGAACACAAGAGGGACTATTCACTAGTTTGAGAGCAAAGTGCCTGATACACAACCAACATGAGGGTTGAAATCTTAGAGGAAAGGAGAATATTTGCTTGTGAAACATGTTTTGTAAGATttgtaaaacaaacaacacCTATTTTCTTTGCTACTTTACAAATCGAGTAATAATGGTGATGTAGTGATTTACATGGACTCACAACTGCATTGCCTCTCTATTCCATCATCCTTTTATCCTTTTCTATCCTGTTTTTTCCCCTTTCCTGTGCACCAATCAAGCACCTCACCAAtcatgattaaaataaaaattaaaaaaataaatttttatatgTCTGTATAAATAAAACTGGATTAACTGTATTCTGAATGTATTTTCTGGataaatcaaattatttttctGAATATTCACATTTCATGATCAAGTGAGGCTGACTCGAATGTGCCTGCACACTGAGTTGGATCACCTGCCAGTTTGTGTTTTGTCAGCATGTCGCCAATATTATAATTTGCAGAACCATTTATTACacaccatgactttctacagccagtgtaatgtctttaatgtaGATGTGACATTATTCTTCCAAATacgacaataaaatacatggaAATGTCATACAGGTTGACTTTAATAGCTACCCGAAAGCCAAATGCATTGAAAACGGTATATTTCTATGCAGTATATATAATGCAGGGCCACACGGAGGACaagtagcatgtagcatgtaggctatacagtcaggagatcgggaagacctgggttcgattctgaatgttctccccatgcgtgggttttctccaggtactctggtttcgtcccacattccaaaaacataattGGCGACGCTAATATTTCCACATGTATTACCATATTAATTACCATATTCAATATgggaatgtgaatggttgtttgtctatatgtgccctgccactggctggcgaccagtccagggtgtaccccaccacttgcccaaagacagctgggataggttccatcaTATAGAAAATGGTTGGACGGATATATAATGCAACAGCAGCACACTGTTGTATTGCTTAGGTGGCTTTGATGTGGAATCATCACTGCATCGCCTTAAAAGGCCCACCCAGAGGAGGAAACGTCACCAAATAGTTAACAACCCTCTAGTGAGAACCACAATGCCAAAACAAGCTTGTCTCCAGTGTGGGACTTCGTTGTGGGAGTGttataaacatgaaaaatgtctCGCCGGGGCGGCACGTTGCATGGCATTTGGGGGCAGACACAtagcagggtgtggtgagttatCATTGGTCGGGTGGCGGCtaatgagtgtttgtgtgtgcgtggcaGTCGGTGGTCTAATGGGAGCCACATACAGGAAGCGACAACAACCAAGATCGGCGAAACTCATTGCCACACCAGCAAACGATGCAGTTTTCTCACACAGTTTAGATTGATTTAGATTTAGATGCGGAGGGAAATTTGGGGATATTAACGAAGTTCAAGAGGAAAAGCGGCAGTATTGACAGTTGGCCTGGATGTGAATGTGGCCAGgtgactacaaaaacattcagaTTATTCTCTTCTTGTTATCCTCTTCAggaccaacattttaaaatttcatGAACGTGACGTTCatgaaattttaaaatgttgctgtGCTGTGCATGGTCCCTGcaggagcctaccccagctgactgtGGGTAAGAGGTGTGGCTAGACCATTGGTCGGCAACCCACTCTGTTTTCTTGCCCCCCCTCCTCTGATTGTGAATACTGTAGCTCTCCAAAGTACTATTTGCTTCAACTCTTTGTATTTTATAACTTCAATTCAGACATTCCTATATTTAAAAGACAAATGAGCACAAAATAGCATAGCAAGACAATGAGCACACTGTCTGAGTGGAggtgctttgtaaataaattacaattggAATGTTGCCaatcacataaaacacaaatagctcACCTCTACTTTCTTTTTATGAAAGTAACTTTAATGGTGCTGGAAGTTGGATCATAAACCTGGAGACTCAATTTATACTGtttaaagaggaactgcacttttttccccctatgacccacaatccttatatgaaacatgaccacatttacaaaaaaactcaacattttatcatttgatttacatgctgtgatcatgcattaacaagtacaccgatgataacatgtaatgttaatatttttactcttagttttacacaatacatcaTAAATGGGAATAATTAGATCGCTCTAATGTACATATGTTTTACTGATGTGTCGATGGCTAGTACAATGGTAGCACTGAAATGACAAGATTCCTAAACGTTAAGGTCCTGGGCTATGCCTGTCCTTATTAACTAGCTGATCCTACCAAATTTTAGCTCGCAGTTCCAAGCAAAAAATGAGCTCACTAACACTTGTATGCCAAGGCACCAATGTGTAAATGTGAATTTAAAAATACCTGCAGTGCTTCAGTACCTTCTCGCTTCTCTCTGGCAAGTGAACGACATAGTCTGTGACAGTTTCaatcaaacaaatattttttgtcttgttatgAGGCTTTGAAGCTAAATTGACCAATCAAAATACCCCTTTCTTCATTTCACCTCAATAATTGCTCCAGCTTGAACCTACACTGACAACTACAGGGTCGGCCAAGTGTCAAACAGGACACGCACACATTAATTGCACCTCAAAAAATATAGCGCCGTTAAAGGAAACTTCCATTAATGCCGCATTAACGCGCTAACTTAATGCACGCTCAAACACTTGATGATTCTTAATTTTTATGTGCGGCATATTGAGGAGAGTTGTTTTGATACCGTGTATCAGATACAGAAAAGTTTGGGACAGAATCTGTAGTACTGGAGGACGCcatctttttttaaactcaGACCAGGATCTGGGGGTGTAAACAATTCAACAGTATTTCTCACTTTCATGTCTAAGTTCCGGAACatgcaacatttttttgcataatcatatatatatatattttttttctaaatacgCTGTACTTGAAAGACTCATTAGCGGACGGTGCACTATGCTTTGATAGAGCAAGGAAGGAGAAAAATGTAAGTTGTTCATTTGttctatgaaaaaataaaccacatataaagatgattaaaggattccccagctggaatctgtctatagtttCCCATtagacacaaaaatacagtagttactgaggaactaacaaaGAACTAATGTggatgagtagtggttagggttaggtatgtTCATTCCTCCTGAAcgactgtaattttgtgtaattTATTAGGTCAACTATCAAAAAAAACAATCGAGAAACAAATGCGGAatcctacaaaaaaaatttgctgTAAATATAACTGGAGGAGCCAAACATTTAGCCCTCAAACAAAGTACTCCGAGTGTCTTGGCAGTGAATCTGCTATTCCCCGCCCTCTCTGGAAGGGCAAACACCTTTAGGAGGATCATAAAGATCTTCATGATGTTTCCTGTCATTATGAAAAATGGACCCTGCCGAGCACATTCCTATAGTCCCACTGGAGCAAAAGTTACTGTAGctgtgtaatattatattaaactgCTGTCTTGGCTAATTCAGGCTGACAATATATTGTGAATCAGAGTCCTAAGTCGCACATGTAAACACTCTCTGCAGGAAGTCACTGATGCCCCCGTTAGTAAAACCGGCGGTCATCAGCAACATGACATGTTGTCAGTCAGCTCCTGTTGTGTAGTCAAACTTAATGGGTCCTGACAAGCTCTGCAGCATCCACTGGGGGGCCAGGGGGGTGAGCGCCCCCGGTGAGCATGACCACTCTACAAAttcacatttaacatttaatttctGCAGCTTGAACAAAATGAATTAAACAATGGTGATTCTGATCCAGCTGCACAAAATTGCATTTAACATTCAATGTTACACAGCCAGTatcaccccctccctccccaatACTTTCATACTCCTTGGACAgcactttttttaatcaaatctCTCCCATTCTGACATGTTCTGTCTATCCTTGACCCCCTTTGCACACTCTGTTATCTGAAATAATCTCAGAGTCTCCTTAGATTTCTATTCATCAAAGCAGAAAGAAGCAGGCGTTGacattgataaaaaaatatatatatatatatatatatatatatatatatataaaacatctgTGCCTCacaggagcaaaaaaaaaaaaaaagtaagaataaAACAGAAAAGAGGCTTCAAATGAAACAGGCTCTGGTGTGTCGCTCTTGCCCCTCGTCGATGGTGGTTCAATTGAAAAGTGCAGTGGTAATTAAATTCCAGCAGGGGTTAGGGGCAACTGTGCAGTGCACTGCCAAGAGGGGGGTGGGTACGCCCTGAACATAAAGATGACACAATCCAAAAGGACAGAGCGGGCACCAGGCAGATACGGAGGGAGAGTGACAATGTCATTTATTCACGTACACTGTGCTACTTAATCTTCATGACATTTAAGAAACTTTAAATCCCACAATGATCTTTTTCCAAATCGTGAATATTCCAGAACAGACCCATCGTCCGTATATGCTACCTCCGGCATATCTGTGATATTCATGATGCTGAGAGATACGGGACGATGACGAGTAtacaagaacattcattcattcattttctaccacttatcctcacaagggttgcgggggtgctggagcctatcccagctgtctttgggcaagacgcgggtcacaccctggaccggtcgccagccaatcacagggcacattcacactcacattcatacctatagacaatttggagtcagcaattaaccttTTAAACCAATTAAACGTTTTTAGCGGTCACAAGCTGTCAGTGCACTGTCAGCTTCCTTTTCTACACATCCATGAATCAGGCATGTGTAAGGTGCCATGTCACCAAGGTGGATCTCGCCCTGTTTAACAGAGGAGGATCTAAAAGGTAAATGTTTATTAATCTTCATTAAATTACTACTCATTACACTCAAGCATCATTCCGACTCAGTTGTTTATCTGTCACTGTGCCAGAAAGGAGGAGCATTGTGTGATACATGAAACAAGTCATCTTAATTGCAAAATACAAGGTGGCGATTGGAGGCAATTATTACGCTGTCAAGGTTTTACAGGCACTCgccaaaatgaaatattaaatattttattttgatgaactAATGGCcaattttgaattaattttgaaACAAACCAAGAAAGAGGTTTATTTGTAGTTCGAAACGTAATAAATGTAAGATGTTTTTACTCACATTTGCCTTTCCTATGAGGTTATGCCGTTTTCCTTACAGCATCTTCtacatcatatgcaaattagtCAATGGTGTCACCTAGTGACTTTTAGGTCAgacaatagctacttttcttattGAGTTGGCATAAGTGTCATAATTAGTCACTTGTTTCATATTTTAAGTACAGTAAAACAGCTTTGTAAATTCTGAGAAGTGTTGATTCAGAGCAGGAAAGAAATCCATTACGATTCACTCAGAAAGTTAATTGAACTGAAAGTGAACAGATTGTATTTAACTAAAACAAattatttctaaattaaattaaatagtgCAAGTGCTGCACTAGTACGGACATCATTCATATTGCCGCGCCATTAAGAGACATTTGTGCTACTCTGTCGTTCTCTAGTGGACAAATGTGCTTATTACATGTGAATTTACCCATCAGTTGTTTAGTTGAAGGAGGCACACAAACGGATCagagttttatgctgccgattccgataatccatgagtgagatcGGTCGACACAGACACCGATCAAATTGATAAACAgcagatttttcaatttatttatgtgATATTGCCCAGGAGCACTGTTAAACAATTCCAAGGGCCACTTGCACATAGGTAATAAACTTTGGggtgttgtaattttttggtcTTTATTTGTGTCAAACcatttttgtactatttgacccaaacctgaatttaattaaatgcatgttttggagtgcTATTGTATGAATACATGGGGAATTAATtgttcaataattattttttcgtTCAAGATAACAAATAAATTGCTTAAATTAAACCAGAATTAATTCAGTGTGCCGGTTGCAGGGTTGTCCAAtccatttgtgttttatttgtgactggcaacatttaaaaattgtacACTACTTTATTTATCAAGCATATCTCCACTCATTGCGGCCGCCATCTTTATGCTATTTGTGGTCATTATATAAACGGGTACAAAGTCTTGACagagttgaagcaaatattctttgacGTTTTGGTCAGCTGATATAGTATCACCATCATAAGGCTGGACACTATAtaaacaaccacacacaaataGCGTATTGAGGCCAAGACATAACTAGAATAATGACAGCAAGAAAGCAAAATTGTTCAGAGACAGTTGAAAAAGTTAGTACATACCCCATGAACATGATATCTAATTATAGCTTTTAAAAACAAGCTAACTCAAGCTAGCTACAGTAGCTAGCTGAGGGCACTAATAGCTAGGCCAACAAAGATGCAAGATAAGTCGAACGGCAATACATTTGATAAGGGAATGATCACGCTGGCATCAATTGGTGTAGACAGTATCAAGCTGGCAAACTGAATCCATTAAGTTTAACAGACTTGTTTTGATTTTCGCGTCAATACGTGACAAAATGTTGTCGGCTCAATACAAGAGTTAGCAACCCTTTGGGACACAGCACACATGTAGCGTTTGCCACAGCATGCCAACCAGTTTTTGTGATCTGCTTTGAACAGTGTttatcaacaactgtcaatcACATGTTTCTGATGGAAATCTCCATTAAAAACATACTCACTCAGTGTGGAAATCCTTAGATATCATGGAGACGAGCCACAACTTtatctttgacatttttaaatgttgtccTTCTTCAATTATCAGTCAAGAATGTCCATGATTGCTTTGTGTAAAAACTGCTGCAGTCGTGCTGCATACCTCAGGCATTGTGACTGTCAAAGATCCACTTGCACATCCATGGTCATAGGCGAGTGTCAATAATGGTTTAAGATTCCTAAAATATCTTCCTTTACAGAGAGGGGAGAATGCACTTGGACACCAGGCCCGCCAATACTTGTTTCCCAGCAGTCAAAGCCACAGTCTTTCAAGTCCTGAATTGTACTCTGGACCACAAGGGAGTCTGTTTCTATAAAGACAGGCATGTTATGACTATAGAAAGAGAGAGCGGAAATAGATGTGATAATAGAGGTAACACTAAGGATGAAGGGTTGAGAGCTACATTGTGTTTCAGAGATGATGAAGAGATTTTCTCTTTTACTGGATCACTGATATTATTCAGACAAACACATGCTAAGAACTAAATTACCTGGTCTCAGAAGAGTGATGCCACAGCCCCCTCCACCTGCTCCTGTTAGCTTGCTGTGGAGGCCTCTGGCGAGCGTGACCCGACACAGGGTGTCCAGGGCTGGGTGTCCCACCCCCATCACATTCAAATGATGCTGGTTGATGTCAATGAGTTCCTAAAAGtgcaatgacaaaaatgtcaaaagtaGTCACTTCTTCTGGGTTAATAAGTGACGAGATGCTTCAAGACATTATTTTGACATCATAATGCTTTTACAGCGGAATCTCTAATATTAGCATCTTACAAAACAGTCacaggaaaaagtttggacacccctctttCAGGCAAACAAAGCAGCATCCCAAAATGGACTGTGTTTGACCTTCTGTATATTCTTACCTCTAAAATATTATAGTgctcccctgtgattggctgagtcGTCATTTCTAGAAGGACTTTCTCACAAGTGCAGGAAATGGCATCAACCGAGTCCAGCACAGAGGTCATAATAGAAGGAAACTATAACAAATGAAAGGGAAAACAGAGGTTTACATCACATACGTATGTTTTTCAGACATCAGACACAGCAGGTTGACCTCCTCTGGAGTGATCAAGACACTGCTACAACAATATGCAGGCAAAAGTGCGCACACCTGCTGCTGTCACCAAGGTAACAGCACACAGGGGTGCTGTCTAAGAgtttaatttcaatattttatgctGGCACTCAACGCCAAGTACCAAGAGTGTGTGCCATACAAAGGCAATACCTATTATATTAATTACAACATCAGCAGGTAAGACACAGCGGAGGGGAAAACATTTAGTACCTTGTTAATTTTGTCCTTCACCCTGGCAACAAGTACCTTGGTGCTACGCGGCACTTTGGTATTAGTGAGGAGAATTCTTAATAAGGGCACCCTGGAAGTAAAGCAAAACACAGAGTTGAACTAAATTTGTTCTTCATGTACCCCTGCTGGTATGACAATTTAATCCCATCAACATTCATTTCTGTGACAAAAATATGTACTGCGATTTTATTAACACACTCTGTGAAGCTTCATCAGCGTCACTACCTGCTCAGTGGTATGATCCTCCCAGCCAAAAAACGCAGCATGCTACCTGCACAGGAAGAAAtgaaagtcattaaaaaagatAATCCTCTGATGATAATGAACACTAAAGCTGCACGCAGTACTCCAGTGATTCTATTAAAGGAGTGTCCACTGAGACAAAAAGGAACACAATAAGCAGTACACTCTATATGCCGGGCCTCACCCCATGTCCCTACAGCGTTGTCTACTCCAGAAGGATTACCGTGGATGATCATCTCGCCTTGAAAGGCCCAGCTGTTGATTAGCTCCAGGTCTTCCTGACACCACCTGCAATTATTGACAAGGTTTACATCACAGTATAAATCAGACCAACAATGAGACAATGGTAAAACCACATATCCAGGGTCATTGCAGGTTTAACCAAGTCAAATTTGAGACTGTTAAACACCAAAATGAATCAAATTTACAATTTTGACACCACCTCCAATTATTGACAAAGTTTACGTCACAGTATAAATCAGCGTGACAATGAGACAATAGTAAAACCACATATCCAAGGTCTCTGCAGGTTTCACAAAGTCATATGTGAGACTTTTTAAACACCAAAACGAATACAATTTAAGACCCATTTCACATTCATACTAGCAAGAAAGTACAAAAGACATGAAGGAAAATTTATGTGTTTGCTGTTtaagaaaaatatatgaatttattCACAGCGGATTCACATTGgaataaactaaaaaactaaattgTCTAAAACCTTCTACAAGAAATTTGGCTTTGCTGTGGGCTTCCATTAGGTTTACTCCACCGCTATTAATCAACTGTACCATGATGCGGGGCCCAGCACACTAGCTGGTCGTGCTCGATAAAGACCCTGTGCAGCTCAGTCAGAATTTAGTTCTAGTTAAGTTATAGCGGTTTCAAATATCTAAATACTGGACTGAAGTCCATGTGTTTGTTTGATGACTTTCCTATTAATTTATTACCCTGGTAAACAGGTGTATGGTCCCAAAACAAATTATCACCAAACTCCAAACTCACACTCCAACATTATAATCATAAAAGCTCTTTTCTGATTATAATTATCCATCCAAATGCAGTATAGACAAACCACTGTGAATAATGTACCGTACCTAGCAGTGTGGTCACACTCTTTGAGGGGAGTGGGAATGGCTCCACTTGCACAAAGCAGAGCTGCTGCTAAACACACAGAGTAGGCAGCACTCGAGCCCAGTCCCGCACCAGTAGGCAGCTCTGACCACACAGACACCGTCAAGCTTGGCAGCTCACTAATGTAGGAAGAAAAGAACATAACATCTGTGAACAAAATTGTCTTTTACAGTAACATTAACCGACATTGGCacatactgtgtactgtatagaGTGCATTTGAGGGCTGTAGAATTATAGTAAAACAAACACTACTTGACATTCATCTGTAGGAAAAACTGCTTTTTACTGGACAGGAGGATAGTAATTGTAAAACAGCTATTATCTGAAAGAGAAATGCTTGTTGTAGGTCGCAGTGTGGCCTCATGACAGGCTCATCAGTGGCCATTTTGTCAGAAGCCATCACCTCTGGTAGACAGCTATGTATCAGTCCCAATTAAAACTGCTGTTCTGATCTATCACAGTCTGTATCGTCTAAATTTACAGTAAAGCATTTATACACAGTCAGTAAGGAGACATGGATATGGCTTTGCTGTGGGCTTCCATTATCTTTTCTCCATTGCCTTTACTCAAAAAAAGCACATTAggagactcaaaattgtccataggtatgaatgtcaatGGTCGTTTGTcgatacagtcatccctcacaaTATTGCGGTTTGATTATCACCCCCTCGTTATATTATGGattttcagaaattaataaatgattttgctgtttcatggtagaCTACGATCCACTATTcatcaaaacatattaaaatacaaGTGATAATAGTGTTCTGCTCACTGGGCAAATTGTGTGCTAATGACACAACATTGAAGTCTGTCAAATTGGACATGCCTTGTCtgagtgaaaaaagttctcctcccatgccgtgtggaagtggaagtTTGAGGCTGCGTGGATAGTTTACAGtgatttgtgtaaaatgaaCCTATTCGCATTTCAGTCTTTTGGGGCTATTTTCCATTTGAAAGCACTTACCTTGATCGACAGAGGGACAGGTACATGTAGAGGAATGCCAAGGTGGCCATACTGCAAGTACCTAAGTTTCCATTTGCCACACCGAGAAATTCACGCAGTCTTTTTACAAATTCAGCATCCAGACGTTTCACCTCATCCCACTGCTTGCCTGTTAAAATGATGACAGAAACCCTGCATTGAACTAAACATAAAAGTAATCACAACAGGACTATCTAAACATTGATCATTCTCCTTAGAAGAATTTATGGTTTGCaacagtaaaaataatacaagttTAATTTAGTCTTTAATTTGTACAGCATCCCTTACCACATGAATATGGTGTAAGTTGTTTCAGCTCAGACACGTCCCAACAGAGGAAGGTGTCAATGTTGGGGAGGTTAATGCAAACTTTACCAGTGCTGGTGGCTTTCAACTTCAAGTATGTTCTCAGATTTAAACTCACAGCAAGTGCAACCTGGAATAGATCATCAACAAGAAGCAATTGTTAATCATAAAACATTTGCCAGGAACGAAATGCAAAGCCCTTGATTATTAGTATTTAAACTTTACTGTGGTGTAACAAAGCATTACTTTAAAACAGCTTAAAACCCATACCCATGTACTTTGAGAATTTTCAAATTACCTTTCCGTGTACAACTGCATGCTCTCCATGGAGAATTGCCTTTCCCGGGGCAGATACGATGCAGTCCGTGACGTGcatgttttcaaaaatacaaaaacagtcTTGACACCACAGCCAAATAACCTCGGAAAACTTCAATCCTTCTCATTAGCCGGTTTAGTCACATGTAGCTAGTGTCACTCCCGTTGAAGCTGAAGTAGTCAACAATTGTTAACGCACAGCTCCCAGGCTTAATGGAGGAgcgacaaaaatattaaatataaggaGTAATATGGAGTAAAACATCTGCTAAGAGACAGGTTGGACTTAATGTGGCCTGAAATGACGCAGAGCGCTAACATCACGTTAAACGCCGATTTGACATACTAGAGGATGGACCTAAACACATTCGGCAAAAAGTAACCAATCGACTGCCTTTTTTTCCTGCTGGCAAATCTTTCAGCCAATCGTGTCATCTGTGTCATCAAATCATCCGGTGTGTTGACCAATCGCGGGACAAAAATGAACCGCCCAGGATCTACGGCAAGCTTGAGGGTGCAAACTAGTTACTTCAAGGCGAGTCTCTAAAATAAAGATGGCTTCATTTATCAAACCTTGTATTCTTCGCTGCCTTTTAAGGACTGCCAGGCAAATCAGACAGCGAAAGACAAGGGAAACGCCAATCTTTTGGAGAAGGTTGTAGGACTTAAAGTTATATATTGTAAGAAAAACTCTAAAGTGTCATTCACTTCAAC
This DNA window, taken from Doryrhamphus excisus isolate RoL2022-K1 chromosome 4, RoL_Dexc_1.0, whole genome shotgun sequence, encodes the following:
- the mvk gene encoding mevalonate kinase, producing the protein MHVTDCIVSAPGKAILHGEHAVVHGKVALAVSLNLRTYLKLKATSTGKVCINLPNIDTFLCWDVSELKQLTPYSCGKQWDEVKRLDAEFVKRLREFLGVANGNLGTCSMATLAFLYMYLSLCRSSELPSLTVSVWSELPTGAGLGSSAAYSVCLAAALLCASGAIPTPLKECDHTARWCQEDLELINSWAFQGEMIIHGNPSGVDNAVGTWGSMLRFLAGRIIPLSRVPLLRILLTNTKVPRSTKVLVARVKDKINKFPSIMTSVLDSVDAISCTCEKVLLEMTTQPITGEHYNILEELIDINQHHLNVMGVGHPALDTLCRVTLARGLHSKLTGAGGGGCGITLLRPETDSLVVQSTIQDLKDCGFDCWETSIGGPGVQVHSPLSVKEDILGILNHY